A genomic segment from Alteribacillus bidgolensis encodes:
- a CDS encoding ferredoxin yields the protein MAVYTIVDQDTCIACGACGAAAPEVFDYDDEGLSFYIGDDNQGNKPVDEELLDDLEDAMEGCPTDSIKQANEAFDGDPLKFD from the coding sequence ATGGCTGTATATACTATCGTAGATCAAGACACTTGCATTGCCTGCGGAGCATGCGGCGCTGCCGCACCTGAAGTATTTGATTATGATGATGAGGGGCTGTCCTTTTATATCGGAGATGACAATCAAGGAAATAAACCAGTAGACGAGGAACTTCTAGATGATTTAGAAGACGCCATGGAGGGCTGTCCAACAGACTCTATAAAGCAAGCAAATGAAGCTTTCGATGGTGACCCGTTGAAATTTGATTAA
- a CDS encoding NAD(P)H-dependent flavin oxidoreductase, translated as MNDLMKLLNIDVPFLQGGMGNVSHPDLAVSVSEAGGLGTLGAGTLSPSVFEKMVKEVRSQTHKPFSINVPLSVHPDVQKILSIAAKHHVPVVSLSAGNPSPYIEMLKKENIIVMCVVSNPSQALKAEKAGADVIIAEGFEAAGINANDELTTFTLIPQVASVVKAPVVAAGGIGDGRGLLAALSLGAQGVQLGTRLIATEDANVHSNYKQAICKSDASGTVITGRPYKKIRRLLKTTYANQLLEWEKNKISAEEYDQKTDESCHIKGAIEGKLTEGHVNAGQVSSLIEDLPTVSELFQRMMNEARTVSNHLSF; from the coding sequence ATGAATGATTTAATGAAGTTATTAAATATCGATGTTCCGTTTTTGCAAGGCGGGATGGGAAATGTCAGTCATCCAGATCTTGCCGTTTCTGTTTCAGAAGCAGGAGGTCTTGGAACACTGGGGGCAGGAACTCTCTCTCCTTCAGTTTTTGAAAAAATGGTAAAAGAAGTGCGATCTCAAACACATAAACCTTTTTCTATCAATGTCCCGCTTTCTGTGCATCCAGATGTTCAAAAAATCTTATCTATAGCTGCAAAACACCACGTCCCTGTCGTTTCTTTATCTGCTGGCAATCCTTCTCCTTATATTGAAATGTTAAAAAAAGAAAATATTATTGTCATGTGTGTCGTATCTAATCCTTCTCAAGCTTTAAAAGCTGAAAAAGCCGGCGCTGATGTCATTATTGCAGAGGGGTTTGAAGCAGCAGGTATAAATGCTAATGACGAACTAACAACGTTTACTTTAATTCCTCAAGTAGCATCGGTTGTAAAAGCCCCAGTTGTTGCAGCAGGCGGCATTGGAGACGGCCGTGGTCTTTTAGCTGCTTTAAGTTTAGGGGCTCAAGGAGTCCAGTTAGGAACTCGTTTAATTGCTACAGAAGACGCGAATGTGCATTCAAATTACAAACAGGCAATATGCAAAAGTGATGCAAGTGGAACAGTAATTACAGGAAGACCCTATAAAAAAATTCGACGCCTTCTAAAAACCACCTATGCAAATCAACTACTCGAATGGGAGAAAAATAAAATATCTGCAGAGGAATATGATCAAAAAACAGATGAAAGCTGCCACATCAAAGGTGCGATCGAAGGCAAACTAACAGAAGGTCACGTCAATGCAGGCCAAGTATCGAGTTTGATCGAAGACCTTCCAACTGTTTCAGAATTATTTCAACGCATGATGAACGAAGCACGCACCGTTTCAAATCATCTCTCTTTTTAG
- a CDS encoding gamma carbonic anhydrase family protein encodes MIYRYKDHSPTIHESVYVADGARVIGDVEIGAESSIWFNVVLRGDEAPIKIGKRCNIQDNTVCHLYDQYPLSLEDEVSIGHSAIVHGCALKKGVLVGMGAVVLDGAEIGEYSIIGANALIPSGKVIPPRSLVLGSPGKVVRSLTDKDLALIEETIETYVQKGREFQHTEILEQISR; translated from the coding sequence ATGATTTATCGGTATAAGGATCATTCACCAACCATTCATGAATCGGTTTACGTAGCGGATGGAGCTAGAGTAATAGGAGATGTGGAAATAGGAGCTGAATCCAGCATCTGGTTTAACGTTGTTCTTCGCGGAGATGAAGCGCCAATTAAAATAGGTAAGCGATGTAATATTCAAGACAATACGGTTTGTCATTTATATGACCAGTATCCTCTATCTCTTGAAGATGAGGTATCCATTGGGCATAGTGCTATTGTTCATGGGTGTGCATTAAAAAAGGGGGTTTTGGTAGGCATGGGTGCTGTTGTATTAGACGGTGCAGAAATAGGAGAGTATTCTATTATAGGAGCCAATGCTCTCATTCCTTCTGGAAAAGTTATCCCACCTCGTTCATTAGTGCTTGGTTCTCCGGGAAAAGTGGTGCGTAGTCTAACAGATAAAGATCTCGCTCTTATTGAGGAGACAATTGAAACGTATGTTCAAAAAGGCCGGGAATTTCAGCATACAGAAATATTAGAACAAATAAGTAGATAA
- the paaX gene encoding phenylacetic acid degradation operon negative regulatory protein PaaX — MEKTFNTRSMIFTLYGDYIRHYGNVIWIGSLIRLLQEFGHNEQSVRAAISRMSKQGWLQSEKKGNKSYYSLTERGRKRMDEAAERIYKIESPSWDGEWRILVYTIPEEKRHIRDELRKELVWSGFGLLSNSCWITPNPLDEQINNLIQKYEIEDYVNYFRASHEGMKDHQSLVENCWDLDEINELYSQFIQDYSQKYIIDKSKIEKGDMTDGSCFVERTMLVHQYRKFLFVDPGLPQELLPKNWLGDSAAALFADYYKTLAKPANRFFESVFEQGNPDVQKDNGYDFLNHPLIHNQSTDKS; from the coding sequence ATGGAGAAAACATTTAATACTCGTTCAATGATTTTCACTTTATACGGAGATTACATCCGCCACTACGGAAATGTAATATGGATTGGCAGTTTGATCCGCCTTCTCCAAGAATTTGGGCACAATGAACAATCAGTGCGTGCCGCTATTTCCCGAATGAGCAAACAAGGGTGGCTCCAGTCAGAAAAAAAGGGAAACAAAAGTTATTATTCTTTAACAGAGCGCGGACGTAAACGAATGGATGAAGCTGCCGAACGAATTTATAAAATAGAATCCCCTTCTTGGGACGGGGAATGGCGGATTCTTGTTTATACGATTCCGGAAGAAAAACGCCATATACGGGATGAATTAAGAAAAGAGCTTGTCTGGAGCGGGTTTGGTTTACTCTCTAATAGCTGCTGGATTACTCCAAATCCACTCGATGAACAAATCAACAACTTAATTCAAAAATATGAAATTGAAGATTATGTTAATTATTTTCGGGCCTCTCACGAAGGAATGAAAGACCATCAAAGTTTAGTGGAGAATTGCTGGGATTTAGATGAAATCAACGAATTATACTCTCAGTTCATTCAAGATTACAGCCAGAAATATATCATTGATAAAAGTAAAATTGAAAAAGGAGATATGACTGACGGCAGTTGTTTTGTTGAACGGACCATGCTCGTACACCAGTATCGTAAATTTTTATTTGTGGATCCCGGTCTTCCCCAAGAATTACTGCCTAAAAACTGGCTGGGTGACTCGGCTGCTGCTCTATTCGCTGATTATTATAAAACGCTGGCAAAACCTGCTAACCGTTTCTTCGAATCTGTGTTTGAACAAGGCAATCCTGATGTTCAGAAAGATAATGGTTATGATTTTTTAAATCACCCTTTAATTCATAATCAATCGACAGATAAATCATAA
- the paaK gene encoding phenylacetate--CoA ligase PaaK, giving the protein MTTFVSEETLDRSQMRDLQWKRLKQTIKRVYSNVPFYQEEFKKQGITPDNIQSWNDVSRLPFTKKHNLRENYPYNLIATPMENVVRLHGSSGTSGKPTVVAYTQNDIDNWADIVARAIYMAGGRKGDVLHNAYGYGLFTGGLGIHHGSERLGCVTVPISGGNTSRQITLIQDFKPRIICGTPSYILNVGETMKNIGIDPASTSIEYAILGAEPWTEEMRDTIEKLFNIKAMDIYGLSEVMGPGVAMECKDCQDGLHIAEDHFYVEIIDPDTLMPVPEGTDGEIVFTSLTKEALPIIRYRTGDIASITRETCGCGRTTTKMSRIKGRIDDMIILRGVNVFPSEIERCILQMEEIGTNYQIHLLKKGVMDHAQLHVEVSEAFLKTLPEKDLEHQSAKDLIRKIQGVLKTEALVTMEVCLKQPQELPRSEGKAKRIIDNRSSASLSASS; this is encoded by the coding sequence ATGACTACTTTTGTTTCAGAGGAAACACTAGATCGTTCGCAAATGAGAGACTTACAATGGAAACGCTTAAAACAAACAATTAAACGTGTTTATTCTAATGTTCCTTTTTACCAGGAGGAATTTAAAAAACAAGGGATCACGCCAGATAATATTCAAAGTTGGAATGATGTAAGCCGCCTTCCCTTTACGAAAAAACATAATCTGCGCGAAAACTATCCATATAACTTAATTGCCACTCCAATGGAAAATGTAGTTCGTCTGCATGGTTCTTCTGGTACTAGCGGTAAACCAACAGTAGTTGCTTACACTCAAAATGATATAGACAATTGGGCTGATATAGTGGCACGTGCCATTTATATGGCTGGCGGTCGAAAAGGAGATGTGTTGCATAATGCGTACGGATATGGTTTGTTTACTGGAGGACTGGGTATTCATCACGGTTCTGAACGATTAGGCTGTGTAACGGTTCCGATTTCCGGTGGAAATACATCGAGGCAAATTACACTTATACAAGATTTTAAACCTCGCATTATTTGTGGAACACCTTCTTATATATTAAATGTAGGCGAAACGATGAAAAACATTGGCATTGACCCAGCTTCTACTTCTATTGAATATGCTATTCTTGGGGCAGAACCTTGGACTGAAGAAATGAGAGACACTATTGAGAAGTTATTTAATATAAAAGCTATGGATATATATGGACTTAGTGAAGTAATGGGGCCAGGTGTTGCAATGGAGTGCAAGGACTGCCAGGATGGGCTTCATATAGCTGAAGATCATTTCTACGTTGAAATTATTGACCCTGACACTTTAATGCCTGTGCCAGAGGGAACAGATGGTGAAATTGTCTTTACCAGTCTCACGAAGGAAGCTTTACCCATCATTCGTTACCGTACAGGAGATATTGCTTCTATTACTCGGGAGACTTGCGGTTGCGGAAGGACAACAACCAAAATGAGCAGAATCAAAGGCCGAATCGATGATATGATTATTCTTCGCGGTGTCAACGTGTTCCCTTCTGAAATAGAACGCTGCATTTTACAAATGGAAGAAATAGGAACAAATTATCAAATTCATCTTTTGAAAAAAGGAGTAATGGATCACGCACAATTACATGTGGAAGTAAGTGAAGCATTTTTGAAAACATTGCCTGAAAAAGATTTGGAACATCAGTCTGCAAAAGACTTAATAAGAAAGATTCAAGGAGTTCTAAAAACAGAAGCTCTCGTTACCATGGAAGTTTGCTTGAAACAGCCTCAAGAGCTGCCGCGTTCGGAAGGAAAAGCAAAACGTATTATTGATAATCGCTCTTCCGCTTCATTATCTGCTTCATCATAA
- the paaA gene encoding 1,2-phenylacetyl-CoA epoxidase subunit PaaA yields MARIEAGEKIEADDWMPEEYRQTLIKLISMHGISEIMGALPEKEWTPKAPTLKRKLGIMAKVQDEMGHGQLLLRVAEDLLKPYGKQREDLMHDLLKGDLKFHNVFHMNTKTWADAGVVGWLVDGAAIISQTNMLDASYGPYQRALQRICAEEVFHAQHGEAIIMALAEGTEEQRNMLQEAVNRWWPALLMFFGPGSASTTGSSKQEVTTKYKIRKSSNEELRQAFLDKYLPRVFSLGLTVPDDTLHYNEEEKHWVYQQPDWNEFKQIIGNNGPRSKERLRLREIAYENNRWVRQALAPSPAYS; encoded by the coding sequence ATGGCCCGCATTGAAGCGGGAGAAAAAATTGAAGCAGATGACTGGATGCCGGAAGAATATCGGCAAACTTTAATTAAACTTATTTCCATGCATGGAATAAGCGAAATAATGGGAGCGCTCCCAGAAAAAGAATGGACACCAAAAGCTCCTACATTAAAAAGAAAACTTGGAATAATGGCTAAAGTACAAGATGAGATGGGACACGGCCAACTGCTTTTACGAGTGGCTGAAGATCTATTGAAACCTTATGGAAAACAAAGAGAAGATTTAATGCATGATTTATTAAAAGGAGATTTAAAGTTTCATAATGTGTTTCATATGAATACAAAAACATGGGCTGATGCAGGAGTGGTTGGCTGGTTAGTAGATGGAGCAGCAATTATTTCGCAAACAAATATGTTAGATGCATCTTATGGTCCTTATCAACGGGCGCTTCAGCGCATTTGTGCCGAGGAGGTTTTCCACGCACAGCACGGGGAAGCAATTATTATGGCATTAGCTGAAGGAACTGAAGAACAAAGAAATATGCTGCAGGAGGCTGTCAATCGTTGGTGGCCGGCGCTATTAATGTTTTTCGGTCCTGGTTCAGCTTCTACTACAGGTTCTTCTAAGCAGGAAGTTACAACGAAGTATAAAATCCGCAAAAGTTCAAATGAAGAGCTGCGTCAGGCTTTTCTTGATAAATATCTACCTCGTGTATTCTCTTTAGGACTAACTGTACCAGATGACACGCTCCATTATAACGAGGAAGAAAAGCACTGGGTCTACCAGCAGCCTGATTGGAATGAATTTAAGCAAATCATTGGCAACAATGGGCCGCGTTCAAAAGAGCGTTTGCGTTTAAGGGAAATTGCTTATGAAAACAACCGATGGGTGAGACAGGCACTAGCACCTTCTCCAGCTTACTCATAA
- the paaB gene encoding 1,2-phenylacetyl-CoA epoxidase subunit PaaB, with product MGEKHDGSEFYQEYEVFSKKSDKAPLQHQFSLLAPNEDMALSMAQENFMRRENVVDVWVVPRTNIRSMTSKERQQLTKRLDNKDYRTTKGYGYLRKKWRDKEQDMLDEKEILSWKEVKKG from the coding sequence ATGGGAGAAAAGCATGATGGTTCAGAATTTTATCAAGAGTATGAAGTATTCAGTAAAAAAAGTGACAAGGCTCCTCTTCAACACCAATTCAGTCTGTTAGCTCCGAATGAGGATATGGCACTTAGCATGGCCCAAGAAAATTTTATGCGCAGAGAAAATGTTGTTGATGTGTGGGTTGTACCACGCACTAACATTAGATCGATGACAAGTAAAGAGCGTCAACAATTGACCAAGCGATTAGATAACAAAGACTATCGCACGACGAAAGGATATGGTTACTTAAGAAAAAAATGGCGTGATAAAGAACAAGACATGTTAGATGAAAAAGAAATTTTATCTTGGAAAGAGGTGAAAAAAGGATGA
- the paaC gene encoding 1,2-phenylacetyl-CoA epoxidase subunit PaaC, translated as MTKIESAKQAKQDSSYCEALTELLYQLADDDFIVSFRGSEWLGLAPHIEEDVSFSSITQNTMGHAVLYYQLLEELGEGEADVLAHERPPEKRRNAIYLERQNGDGSYLDEPYYDWALTVIRQYLYETFKKVKLEALTKSSYEPLADTAQKVLMEQTYHLAHWKTWVWQLQNSTEEAKTRLQSRLKEAWGEFLDVLELGPKANDMEKHQLIVAESDLQKKWLEEIKETLVVIPAEPLQKNNGSGRNGEHTQDLTQALATLSEVYDQDKNAVW; from the coding sequence ATGACAAAAATCGAATCAGCAAAACAAGCAAAGCAGGACTCTTCTTATTGTGAAGCACTTACTGAATTGCTATATCAATTAGCTGATGATGATTTTATTGTTTCGTTTCGGGGATCAGAATGGCTTGGATTAGCCCCTCATATTGAAGAAGACGTCTCCTTTTCTTCCATTACTCAAAACACGATGGGGCATGCCGTTTTATATTATCAGTTACTAGAAGAGCTTGGGGAAGGGGAAGCTGATGTATTGGCCCATGAGCGTCCTCCTGAAAAACGCCGTAATGCTATTTATTTAGAAAGGCAAAATGGAGATGGCTCTTATTTGGATGAACCTTATTACGATTGGGCGTTGACTGTCATTCGTCAATATTTATATGAAACGTTTAAAAAAGTGAAACTAGAAGCTCTCACAAAGAGTTCTTATGAGCCGCTGGCAGATACCGCTCAAAAAGTTTTAATGGAGCAGACTTATCATCTTGCTCATTGGAAAACGTGGGTTTGGCAGCTGCAAAATTCAACCGAGGAAGCAAAAACACGTCTTCAGTCACGATTGAAAGAAGCGTGGGGGGAATTTTTGGACGTTCTAGAACTTGGACCAAAAGCGAACGACATGGAAAAACATCAATTGATCGTTGCAGAAAGTGATCTTCAAAAGAAATGGCTTGAAGAGATAAAAGAAACGTTAGTGGTGATTCCAGCTGAACCACTTCAAAAAAATAATGGAAGCGGCAGAAACGGTGAACACACACAAGACCTAACACAAGCTTTAGCGACACTTAGTGAAGTCTATGATCAAGATAAAAATGCAGTCTGGTAA
- the paaD gene encoding 1,2-phenylacetyl-CoA epoxidase subunit PaaD: MKQDHKQIELETVLKKVDDPELPSVSVVDLGMVHEVKTDNKHVSITMIPTFAGCPALDIIETNVKEAVEQVDWVESCDVTFSFRHKWSTTAITAEGKKQLKKHGVAPPPESYQPGEEWSVDCPYCGSLYTSMENVFGPTACRSILYCRSCRNPFEAMKPVIDYSAV, encoded by the coding sequence ATGAAACAAGATCACAAACAAATAGAGTTAGAGACTGTATTAAAAAAAGTAGACGATCCAGAACTTCCTTCTGTCAGTGTAGTGGACCTTGGTATGGTACATGAGGTGAAAACAGACAACAAGCATGTCTCTATCACAATGATACCTACTTTCGCAGGTTGTCCAGCTCTAGATATTATCGAGACAAACGTCAAAGAAGCGGTAGAACAAGTAGATTGGGTAGAAAGCTGCGATGTCACTTTTTCATTTCGGCATAAGTGGTCTACAACTGCTATTACAGCTGAAGGAAAGAAGCAGTTAAAAAAGCACGGTGTTGCTCCGCCGCCTGAAAGTTATCAGCCAGGTGAAGAGTGGTCTGTCGATTGTCCATATTGTGGATCTCTTTATACATCGATGGAAAATGTATTTGGTCCGACTGCCTGCCGCAGTATATTGTATTGCCGTTCTTGTAGAAATCCGTTTGAAGCCATGAAACCTGTGATCGATTATTCTGCCGTTTAA
- a CDS encoding EthD family reductase, which translates to MVKLIALYKQPKDKEAFDEHYFNTHTPITKKIPGLRDIKVTKIVGSPMGESEYYLMCEMFYDDHDALQTAMKTDEGKASGKDVMEFAGDIVSLMIGEEVHE; encoded by the coding sequence ATGGTTAAGCTAATTGCTTTGTACAAACAACCGAAAGACAAAGAGGCATTTGATGAGCATTATTTCAATACCCATACACCGATTACTAAGAAGATTCCTGGTTTAAGGGATATCAAAGTAACTAAAATTGTCGGTTCACCGATGGGCGAGAGTGAGTATTACTTGATGTGTGAAATGTTTTATGATGATCACGATGCGCTGCAAACAGCAATGAAAACGGATGAAGGCAAGGCCTCGGGAAAAGATGTGATGGAATTTGCTGGTGATATTGTATCGCTTATGATCGGTGAGGAAGTTCATGAATAA
- a CDS encoding enoyl-CoA hydratase-related protein: protein MNKEHIKVYSDGNTGVIELHRPKAANALNRRMVDEIVEQMEAFDRDKTIRVIVVKGNSKAFAAGADIEEMMEDSPLSLEFTNPFAVWDKMMLIKKPMIAAVNGFALGGGFELALHCDLIVAAEDAKFGFPEVNLGVMPGAGGTQLLTKAMGRAKALEWIWLGQPMDAQEAKHYGVINRVVAPELVEEEALRLAEQLSEQAPVSLRLIKEAVHEAVNTPLQDGLTLERKNFYLAFASQDQKEGMKAFTEKRRPSFKGV from the coding sequence ATGAATAAAGAACATATTAAAGTGTATTCAGACGGAAATACAGGAGTCATTGAGCTTCACCGTCCAAAAGCAGCGAATGCACTAAATCGGCGGATGGTTGATGAGATTGTAGAGCAAATGGAGGCCTTTGATCGTGATAAAACCATCCGAGTCATAGTAGTAAAAGGGAATTCTAAAGCATTTGCTGCAGGTGCTGATATTGAAGAAATGATGGAAGATTCGCCATTATCTTTAGAATTCACGAATCCTTTTGCAGTATGGGATAAGATGATGTTAATTAAAAAGCCGATGATTGCTGCCGTTAACGGTTTCGCATTAGGCGGGGGGTTTGAACTTGCGCTTCATTGTGATCTGATTGTAGCTGCAGAAGATGCAAAATTCGGATTTCCTGAAGTAAATCTTGGTGTCATGCCAGGAGCTGGAGGCACTCAGCTTTTAACAAAGGCGATGGGCAGGGCGAAAGCTTTAGAATGGATTTGGTTAGGTCAGCCGATGGATGCACAAGAAGCTAAGCATTACGGAGTTATTAATAGGGTGGTTGCTCCTGAATTAGTAGAAGAAGAAGCTTTAAGGCTTGCTGAACAGCTTTCAGAACAAGCTCCTGTTTCCTTGCGTTTAATTAAAGAAGCAGTGCATGAGGCAGTAAATACACCTCTGCAGGACGGTCTGACGTTGGAACGCAAAAACTTTTACCTGGCATTTGCTTCACAGGATCAAAAAGAAGGAATGAAAGCATTTACGGAAAAACGACGTCCTTCTTTTAAAGGAGTGTAA
- a CDS encoding enoyl-CoA hydratase/isomerase family protein, with the protein MGEAYQTIKAEQEKGISTIVLNRPSAYNAFTPEMNKEMIDALRKASKDDETRCIVITGEGKAFCSGEDLAGVDEDTNHADFLRNRYHPMMKAMKQTTKPIVAAVNGTAAGAGMSLALAADFRLVQPETKFISAFINIGLVPDSGFMYNLPRLIGYAKAIETAVLGKPITGDEAYQLGLATEVIEREEWKEKVNQFADALADMPTKSITLIKRCMMDGMHQSYEEALEKEAQAQRIAGLSCDHKEGLQAFKEKRKPIFIGN; encoded by the coding sequence ATGGGAGAAGCGTATCAGACTATTAAAGCAGAACAAGAAAAGGGAATATCAACAATTGTTTTGAATCGCCCATCAGCTTATAACGCCTTTACTCCTGAGATGAACAAAGAAATGATTGACGCATTGCGTAAGGCTAGTAAAGATGATGAAACAAGATGCATTGTCATAACAGGAGAGGGGAAAGCATTTTGCTCGGGAGAAGATCTTGCAGGAGTAGATGAAGATACAAATCACGCTGATTTTCTTCGAAACCGCTATCATCCTATGATGAAAGCTATGAAACAGACGACAAAACCGATTGTAGCAGCTGTTAATGGAACTGCTGCAGGGGCAGGGATGAGCTTAGCTTTAGCAGCTGACTTTCGTCTTGTTCAGCCTGAAACTAAATTTATAAGTGCTTTTATAAATATTGGGTTAGTTCCAGATTCCGGTTTCATGTACAATCTTCCCCGTTTAATTGGGTACGCGAAAGCTATAGAAACAGCTGTTCTTGGAAAACCGATTACGGGAGATGAAGCTTATCAGTTAGGACTTGCTACGGAAGTGATTGAAAGAGAGGAATGGAAAGAGAAAGTAAACCAATTTGCTGATGCACTGGCTGACATGCCAACGAAATCTATTACTCTCATTAAACGGTGCATGATGGATGGCATGCATCAGTCATACGAAGAAGCGCTTGAAAAAGAAGCTCAGGCACAGCGTATTGCCGGCTTGTCTTGTGACCATAAAGAAGGACTGCAAGCTTTTAAAGAAAAACGAAAACCAATATTTATTGGAAACTAA
- a CDS encoding aldehyde dehydrogenase family protein, which produces MDNTMTKEVITEAGTMKRDHYAMVINGERVESSSKETFETFNPAKGETLATIAKATQEDTEKAVQAARQAFDHGKWRKYPVGKRARVLNNIASIMRERFKDLVEMEVLNSGKSVGAAQAQINQSIEDFEFYAGAIVGHRGTVNNMPNGFFNYTHKEPVGVCAQIIPWNYPMMMAAWKIAPAIAAGCSVIIKPASLTPITAILLNEICHEAGVPEGVVNTVPGSGRVIGDYLVEHKDINKVAFTGSTPTGKDIMGKASDSLKRLTLELGGKSPNIIFDDADIDAAVAGSLFGIYFNTGQSCEARSRMFVHESIYDEFMEKFIEKTEKLQLGDPFDKGTHLGSIISREQLEIIDSYVQSAKEAGATIETGGKEKTIEGFENGHWYEPTVITNVTPDMKAVQEEIFGPVVVVEKFTEEKDVIQRANDTEYGLGSAVWTTNHATATRVAHQIEAGIVMVNCPFSAFPGTPFGGYKQSGFGRELCVETLDLYMEDKSVLSYYGPKPINPFGV; this is translated from the coding sequence ATGGATAATACGATGACAAAGGAAGTAATAACAGAAGCAGGAACAATGAAAAGAGACCATTATGCCATGGTTATTAACGGTGAGCGTGTTGAAAGCAGCTCTAAAGAAACATTTGAAACGTTTAATCCAGCTAAAGGGGAAACGCTGGCAACTATTGCAAAAGCAACACAAGAAGATACAGAAAAAGCTGTGCAAGCAGCAAGACAAGCATTTGATCATGGAAAGTGGCGCAAATATCCGGTTGGAAAGCGTGCACGTGTATTAAATAATATTGCTTCTATTATGAGAGAAAGATTTAAAGATCTTGTTGAAATGGAAGTTTTAAATAGCGGTAAATCTGTGGGAGCTGCTCAGGCGCAAATCAATCAATCTATTGAAGACTTTGAATTTTATGCGGGTGCGATAGTTGGCCATAGAGGTACTGTTAATAACATGCCGAACGGATTCTTTAATTATACTCACAAAGAACCAGTGGGTGTGTGTGCTCAAATTATTCCTTGGAACTACCCAATGATGATGGCAGCTTGGAAAATAGCACCGGCCATTGCAGCAGGCTGCTCGGTTATTATTAAGCCCGCAAGTCTCACGCCAATCACCGCTATACTTCTTAATGAAATTTGTCACGAAGCAGGGGTGCCAGAAGGTGTAGTAAATACTGTGCCTGGTTCAGGAAGAGTTATCGGAGATTATCTTGTGGAGCATAAAGATATTAATAAAGTAGCTTTTACAGGATCTACTCCGACTGGAAAGGATATTATGGGGAAAGCTTCTGATTCTCTAAAGAGGCTGACGCTTGAGCTTGGAGGCAAATCTCCAAATATTATCTTTGACGACGCGGACATTGATGCAGCCGTGGCGGGATCCCTCTTTGGTATTTACTTTAATACCGGCCAATCTTGTGAAGCGCGTTCACGTATGTTTGTTCATGAATCCATTTATGATGAGTTTATGGAGAAATTCATTGAAAAAACAGAAAAGCTTCAATTGGGTGACCCGTTCGACAAAGGCACACACCTAGGTTCTATCATTAGCCGTGAACAACTTGAGATTATTGACAGCTACGTCCAATCAGCCAAAGAAGCAGGAGCTACTATTGAAACAGGTGGAAAAGAAAAAACGATTGAAGGGTTTGAAAATGGACATTGGTACGAGCCTACTGTGATTACAAATGTGACACCTGATATGAAAGCGGTTCAAGAAGAAATCTTCGGTCCGGTTGTGGTTGTAGAGAAATTCACAGAGGAAAAAGACGTTATCCAACGTGCTAATGATACAGAATACGGTTTAGGTTCAGCAGTATGGACAACAAACCATGCTACTGCGACACGCGTTGCTCATCAAATTGAAGCAGGAATTGTAATGGTAAACTGCCCATTTTCCGCATTCCCTGGGACCCCATTTGGAGGATACAAACAGTCCGGTTTTGGCAGAGAACTATGCGTGGAAACGCTAGATCTTTATATGGAAGATAAAAGTGTTCTTTCCTACTATGGACCAAAGCCAATAAATCCATTTGGAGTATAA